In the Drosophila willistoni isolate 14030-0811.24 chromosome 3R, UCI_dwil_1.1, whole genome shotgun sequence genome, CAAGGAGTTGGGTCATGTGGTTGTCAATCATGATGGCAATCCAGAGACTCGTTGGTGGAATAGTGATACGGATCAGGCCCTTGCCATTGATTTTACCAAGCCGGCAGCAGCTGAATGGTTTATACAGCGTTTAAGACGTTTGCAGGAGGAAGATGGCATTGATAATTTCAAGTTTGATGCCGGCGAGACAAGTTACTTGCCCAGCGATCCTTCCTTCGAGGATACAGATGAGGGAGAAATTTCTCCCTTGCAATATACCAAAGCCTATGTTCGTGCAGTGTCGACATTTGGTAAATTTCTGGAAATTCGCTCAGGTCAGGGAACTCAGGAATTACCCGTTTTCGTTCGCATTGTGGATAAGGATTCGAATTGGGGATGGAACAATGGTTTGCTTACTCTAATCACTACGCTCCTGCAAATGAACTTAAATGGTTATCCCTTTGTTCTACCGGATATGATCGGTGGTAATGGCTATGCCGAAGGACCACCAAACAAGGAGCTCTACTTGCGTTGGCTTCAAGCCAATGTGTTCATGCCAGCTCTCCAGTTCTCCTATGTCCCATGGAATTTCGATGATGAAGCTATAGAGATTAGCAAAAAATTCACCGATATGCATGCGGAATATGCTCCATATATAGTTAGGCTATTTAAGCGAGCTGTCGAGACGGGAGAACCAGTGAATGTTCCTCTCTGGTGGTTGGATCCCGAAGATGAAGTGGCTCAAGGCATTTTCGATGGTGAGCATCAAAAAGAGTGTCAATTGATTTGAttgaataaaataattttcttcttctcttttaGAGTTCCTTTTGGGTGATGATATTTTGGCTGCTCCGGTTGTCGTGCAGGGGGCCACCAAACGTGATGTTTATTTGCCCGAGGGACAATGGAACAATGGTAACGCCATGCATGAGCTCTACAATGGTCCCATTTGGCTAATGGACTATTCAGCTCCTTTGGACACATTGCCTTTCTTTGTGCGTGTGGGTTTCAAAATCGATGAAGATCAGGATTGAGAATCACCCGTGAAAATTCTTATTATATGATCCTCTAAAgaaatatattcatttttgtCGACCATACTAACAATTTTGTATAATTCATATAAATAAGACAGTTTATTTAGATATTTTGTTCGATTTATAACTAAAAAGTATTCAAGTACAATTTATTTCctaaaaccatttttttttttcaatagcAATGCAAGCTTAGGTATCGAGCAATTGAAATATCTCAGTCTACCGCAAGCCTTGGCCGACCTAGCTCATTTTATAGAGTATCAAAAGTCGGACAATCCTAATCTTAGAGAATCAAAAGTGATTTTAGTTGGTGGCTCTTATTCGGGAAGCATGGTCACTTGGATGACTCGTCTGTATCCCCATCTAATTGCAGCCAGTTGGGCATCAAGCGCTCCACTTTTCGCCAAAGCTGATTTTTATGGTAAGTGGGAGAATAAAGAATCTTGTAAACAATTATAaagttttattgttttctcagAGTATATGGAAATGGTTAGCCAGTCTATAAATCTCAGCTATGGTCACAACTGTTCCCAACGCATTGACAAGGGTCTTAAGCATTTGAGTGAACTGTTCAAAGAAAATCTAATTGAAGAATATCTCAAGAGACTAAACGCTTGTAAGAATTTCAATCCAAAGGATACACTGGATCGGGCTGCCTTCTTTAGTGGCATTAGCAATTATTTAGCTTTAATTGTTCAAAGTTACAGGTGAGTCAAAGAGTCTGCTTTTCTATTAGTAACTCATTCTCTTTGCTCAGTTCACATATACCAAATCTATGTGAAACCTTAATGCTTCTGGACACAAACGATGAAGAGGcatttttggcttttttgGAGCTCATTCATACTGAAGGCAGAAGAAGCTCAAATTGTCAGGACTTTGGCTATGAAGCCGTGTTAAAACTTTTCACCGAGCAATCATTAGATTATCAGATTTCTGGCGGTAAGTGAGTTGGCCTTTGACCACATCTCCGTTTATGTCAATCAATCAACTTCATTTACAGTTCGTGCCTGGTTCTATCAAACATGCAATGAGTTTGGTTGGTATACTACAACAACAGCCACACCTGACTTGGTACATGAAGTTCCTTTGGTTTATTTCGAAAATCTTTGCCGAGATACTTTTGGTCCTGCACAGACAACGGAGAAACTTGCCCGAGGCATTGCAGAAATCAATAAAAGATTTGGCGGACATGCCTTTAATCATAGTCAAGAATATAAAGAAGTTATCTTTACTCATGGCCAGTTGGATCCTTGGAGTGCTCTAGGACTACGCGAGGGTAAAGATGCTCTCGTTCTAAAtggtaaagtaaaattgaaagGCTCTTcttttatattacattttaattgtattttctCTGATTTTTCTCAAGGTTATTCACATTGCCAGGATTTGACTAGCATTAATATACATGACTCGGTTGAAATGAATCTGGCTAAATTACGGGTCATGTCCTTTTTGCGTCGTCACATATaaatttgctttgctttgtttttttttttttgctttattgttaaataaattattaaataaacaaattgtcTTGTCAACGTGTAATtcaatttgtaaatatttcgTTAGTCGTAGGCGTTGGAAAAAAAGGTAGAGATGAGAAGCAAGAGAGAGCAAGAGTGTGGAGACAGAGAGGCTAACGAGACGGAGCCTTTGTCCTTATTGTCGGGCTCGATGGCTTATGGACAAACACTGACAAATTGAGTGACACTTGGGTTGTAAGTGAGATAAGTGCATGGCCCTATATGGGTTTgtgtataaacaattttttctcCAAGGTTTAATACTGTTTGCGTTGAGCATACTCCAAATATACTTATCCAGAAAAGCATTTCTGTTGATTAGGAAATTGCACCAGCTTGTTGCAAGTTGTTTGCCTATTTAGCTATTCATGTGCTTTCTTGCTTGCTTGCTTGATGAACAAGCTAAAGTTATGTggttaaataaaaagaaacttCAACTATATTGGATAAAGTTGGgtaaaaattattcattattcatatTCACCTGTTTTTTGAGCAAGTGGgcaaaaaagaataaaagaaatatgttCCCTTGCTCACTTTAGATAACAACTCTTTTTTGTTCTCTATCTTATGAGACCATTtagtataaatatttatattcgttagtataaatatttatattcataATAAAGCAACACTGAAAGGCAGTTCCAGCTCGGAGATAGAGCAAAATATAGTGGTCTAAAGTTTTTgtggtcaaaatcaaaaactttCATTTGAAAACAATGTAATAAAAAACTGAGTAGTTTTCAGTAGGATAACGACTAAATGTATCTATTCCAATACTTTTTATCTATGAACTAATATTGAGGACTATTATGACCCACTTAAGATTCTGACAGTATAATTCACACATTTCTCATAAATTTCTTTCAGAATTAATTTGTGAGAGTTTCCTTGCAATCTCAATGGTAAGACTCATAGCTTTTTGTTTCGTAGTTGTTTAAGAtaaaacatcgtgttcatctcaAATGGCTTCACCAGTCATAAGGcatcatacatatgtaaagtATTGCTTGAAAGTTTTAAGTTAAAGCCAAACAAATATGCATCCACATTCTGTGGAAATCAATGAAAAATACATGTAACAACGGGCGAGCataaagtataaacaattttcaacccccgcAACCCCATTGGACATTAccataagtatttttaagaacaattgtcgcctcctaCCTGAGATACCAGAGGGCCgaggctaacttcgaccgcatcaaaatttgtatacccttgcaagtttctTACTCTATCCCTAACAATAGCCt is a window encoding:
- the LOC6650260 gene encoding putative serine protease K12H4.7 translates to MAVENSGMLFYTEHRYYGQSWPLGNASLGIEQLKYLSLPQALADLAHFIEYQKSDNPNLRESKVILVGGSYSGSMVTWMTRLYPHLIAASWASSAPLFAKADFYEYMEMVSQSINLSYGHNCSQRIDKGLKHLSELFKENLIEEYLKRLNACKNFNPKDTLDRAAFFSGISNYLALIVQSYSSHIPNLCETLMLLDTNDEEAFLAFLELIHTEGRRSSNCQDFGYEAVLKLFTEQSLDYQISGVRAWFYQTCNEFGWYTTTTATPDLVHEVPLVYFENLCRDTFGPAQTTEKLARGIAEINKRFGGHAFNHSQEYKEVIFTHGQLDPWSALGLREGKDALVLNGYSHCQDLTSINIHDSVEMNLAKLRVMSFLRRHI